GGACTCGCCCGCCGGCATCCATCTCCACGACACCGTAGCGTTCGGGGTCGCTGACCCAGTAGCCGAATACCGTGGCGCCGTGCTCGCGACCGTTGGCCCGCTCAAGCAGTGCACGCATCCCGCCCCCATGGAAGATATTGTCACCCAGGATCAGGCAGGACGGCCGACCGTTGATGAATGCCCGCCCGATGATGAAGGCATCGGCCAGGCCCCGCGGCTCGTCCTGAACGGCATAGGAAAGATCGATACCCCACTGACTGCCGTCTCCGAGCAGGCCCTTGAACAGCCCCTGCTCGTGCGGTGTGGTGATCACCAGTATTTCGCGGATGCCGGCCTGCATCAGAGTCGACAGGGGATAGTAGATCATCGGCTTGTCGTAGACCGGCAACAGCTGTTTTGAAATCACCTGGGTCAGCGGATACAGGCGAGTGCCGGAGCCACCGGCCAGGATGATGCCTTTTCGTTGCATGAAGGTTTCAGGTTTCAGGTTTCAGGTTTCAGGTTTCATGTTTCAGGATTCGGGTAATCCTCTGTTCCCCAGCGATTCGCGAGGTGCCCAGCCGCTCGGAGCGGTAACGGCCGTCTCTGATGCGCTGCCACCAGTCGCGGTTGTCCAGGTACCAGTCGACGGTCCTGGCCAGGCCCTCGGCGAAGCTCACCGACGGGGCCCAGCCAAGTTCGTCACGGATTCTGGTCGCGTCGATGGCGTAACGCCGGTCGTGACCTGGCCGGTCGGTAACGTACTCGACCAGTTCGCGCCGCGGTCGCTCGACCGGAACCCGCTCATCAAGCAGGTCGCACAGGAGATGGACCACGTCGAGGTTGGCCATCTCCGCGTTGCCGCCGATGTTGTAGACCCGGCCCGGCTCACCGGCTTCGAGCACCCGGCGAATGGCACGGCAATGGTCACCGACATACAGCCAGTCGCGGCGCTGCTGGCCATCTCCGTATACCGGCAGACCTTCGCCTTCAAGCGCATTGATCAGCATCAGCGGAATGAGTTTTTCGGGAAACTGGTACGGTCCGTAATTGTTCGAGCAGTTGGTGATGATGACCGGCAGACCGTAGGTGCGATGCCAGACCCGGGCGAGATGGTCTGCTCCCGCTTTGGAGGCCGCATACGGCGAGTTGGGCGCATAGCGGTGCGTTTCTGTAAAGGCCGGCTCGTCGGGCGAAAGCGTCCCGTAGACCTCGTCGGTGGACACGTGCACAAACCGGAACTGATCCACTCCCCCCTGCCAGAACTCGAGCGCGGCATCGAGCAGGGCTTGAGTGCCATTCACGTTGGTGCGGATAAACGCCCCCGGTTCATCGATCGAACGGTCAACATGACTTTCGGCCGCAAAGTGCACGATCGCCACGGGCCGATGCTCCGCGAGCAGGCGCCTGACCAGCATTCCGTCACAGATATCGCCTTCGACAAACAGGTGCCGGTCAGCCTGCAGACCCTCAAGCGACTCGCGGTTGCCGGCATAGGTCAGCAGGTCCAGATTGACCACGCGCGCGTCAGACTCGCACAACACCTGCCGCACGAAATTGGAACCGATGAAGCCGGCGCCGCCGGTGACAAGAATCGTCTTCATGTGGAGTCCATTGCCCGTCAATCACCAACCGCATGACTGCGTGGAGCGCAAAAAAACGCGTGAACCGAAGCTTGCCAGACCATTGCAGACCAGTAGCGTCGGTTCACCGCAATCGCTTCCCCGGCAGGCAGTCCGGTCTGTTCGCGCGTGTTGGGTGGTTGCAGTCGGCCCGGATCTCAGAACGGGATATCATCTTCGAGGCCGCCGCCACTGTCGCTGGGCGGAGCGTCATCTCTCGGCGACGGCTCGCCGCGATCGAAGGGTTCGGCACCTCCA
This DNA window, taken from Pseudomonadota bacterium, encodes the following:
- the rfbA gene encoding glucose-1-phosphate thymidylyltransferase RfbA → MQRKGIILAGGSGTRLYPLTQVISKQLLPVYDKPMIYYPLSTLMQAGIREILVITTPHEQGLFKGLLGDGSQWGIDLSYAVQDEPRGLADAFIIGRAFINGRPSCLILGDNIFHGGGMRALLERANGREHGATVFGYWVSDPERYGVVEMDAGGRVLSLEEKPAQPKSNYAVTGLYFYDPDACGFAAELEPSARGELEITDLNRCYLQAGNLTVERMGRGYAWLDTGTHASLQQAASYIETLESRQGLRVACPEEIAFRQGWISTEELLKLAEPLVKSGYGDYLRMVARTAGQA
- the rfbB gene encoding dTDP-glucose 4,6-dehydratase, with the translated sequence MKTILVTGGAGFIGSNFVRQVLCESDARVVNLDLLTYAGNRESLEGLQADRHLFVEGDICDGMLVRRLLAEHRPVAIVHFAAESHVDRSIDEPGAFIRTNVNGTQALLDAALEFWQGGVDQFRFVHVSTDEVYGTLSPDEPAFTETHRYAPNSPYAASKAGADHLARVWHRTYGLPVIITNCSNNYGPYQFPEKLIPLMLINALEGEGLPVYGDGQQRRDWLYVGDHCRAIRRVLEAGEPGRVYNIGGNAEMANLDVVHLLCDLLDERVPVERPRRELVEYVTDRPGHDRRYAIDATRIRDELGWAPSVSFAEGLARTVDWYLDNRDWWQRIRDGRYRSERLGTSRIAGEQRITRILKHET